A region from the Aegilops tauschii subsp. strangulata cultivar AL8/78 chromosome 5, Aet v6.0, whole genome shotgun sequence genome encodes:
- the LOC109784228 gene encoding zinc finger protein AZF2, with the protein MGVGMKRAREEEPVVSLALSLSTDSSATSTTTSDSSTGAPAMVPRKRARRGRAVATSGEGEFVCKTCGRAFETFRALGGHRTSHLRGRHGLELGVGVARVIKERKRQEDKQRHDCHICGLGFETGQALGGHMRRHREEMALSGSVDRWVALSDQEAGHQAAVDWPPVLLQLFV; encoded by the coding sequence ATGGGAGTGGGCATGAAGCGCGCGAGGGAGGAGGAGCCAGTTGTGTCGCTGGCGCTGTCGCTCAGCACAGACTCCTCGGCGACGTCCACCACGACGTCGGACAGCTCGACCGGTGCGCCGGCGATGGTCCCCAGGAAGAGGGCGCGGCGGGGGAGAGCTGTGGCCACGTCCGGGGAGGGAGAGTTCGTGTGCAAGACTTGCGGCCGGGCGTTCGAGACATTCCGGGCGCTGGGCGGGCACCGGACCAGTCACCTGCGCGGCCGCCATGGGCTAgagctcggcgtcggcgtcgccAGGGTCATCAAGGAGCGGAAAAGGCAAGAGGATAAGCAGCGGCACGACTGTCACATCTGCGGGCTGGGCTTCGAGACGGGCCAGGCGCTGGGCGGCCACATGCGGCGGCACCGCGAGGAGATGGCACTCAGCGGCTCCGTCGACCGGTGGGTCGCTCTGTCGGATCAGGAGGCGGGACACCAGGCCGCCGTCGACTGGCCGCCCGTCTTGCTGCAGCTGTTCGTCTAG